In the genome of Girardinichthys multiradiatus isolate DD_20200921_A chromosome 7, DD_fGirMul_XY1, whole genome shotgun sequence, one region contains:
- the ska3 gene encoding spindle and kinetochore-associated protein 3 isoform X2 has product MDPTREFFSKLRKLAVSVETETERLQRAFENRRNEDGDSAVRGMRAYHEVNSEVSSFKKQLLEQLAEQKQRENEVSSFIKACRVMKQRVSKDIHTIGMHLEKYGYQAPCDAENPNNATDQEAEEDETSLAVEKDGSQEGEEGINFTSPTKVKQPFTNGMKTPQLSDFGLSELQLKRALCGADWSSEVPPMPEMNLPQPSLQTPAPPPMAMTPKCALQMDDDELQTPQMRDFGISENTMFLNNDFTMDLFRKKDLKPERPSQDIPVPSVNSVMESLQTKVDNLESPEPPVLCTPGFKIKKSKDHCLLPSQDARSPESPCHHGNQQTTPEVPAFQTPYVNRLVSTNKPGPIDLQSDGDSHLFKLQTSPCSAINSSKPPWEYNEPEIAFRGVEDKKMPEMPNLESFLGNSLQTRYGRSLEVGKDTTINSLVLDEPTQEFSYGTPRIRTNYLEPSTPEMPDLSSVTQDICKLVSQAQMKKAVTAPVHSPVSSEKHKPSATPAKALSLVSQSEFQTLPTYLRLMTLSSLNQAVDNINRYTAEHHGETKEFTMEDLRRVISVGTMGSVYILCLKELQRLEHVDGVLEAAVYKLITVTKMCPAGQLKM; this is encoded by the exons ATGGACCCGACCAGAGAGTTTTTCTCCAAGTTAAGGAAGCTGGCGGTGTCTGTAGAGACGGAAACTGAGAGACTGCAGCGAGCTTTTGAAAACCGAAGAAACGAGGATGGTGACAGCG CAGTCCGAGGGATGCGAGCATATCATGAGGTGAACAGTGAGGTCAGCAGTTTTAAG AAGCAGCTTCTGGAACAGTTGGCTGAACAAAAACAACGAGAGAACGAGGTTAGCAGCTTCATTAAGGCCTGTAGAGTGATGAAGCAGAGGGTCTCTAAAGACATCCACACAATCGGTATGCACCTAGAAAAATATGGTTACCAAGCTCCATGTGATGCAGAAAACCCAAACA ACGCAACAGATCAAGAAGCAGAAGAGGATGAAACTAGCTTAGCAGTTGAAAAAGATGGAAGCCAGGAGGGGGAGGAGGGGATTAACTTTACATCGCCTACAAAAGTGAAACAGCCCTTTACTAATGGGATGAAAACCCCTCAACTCTCAGATTTTGGTCTATCTGAGTTGCAGCTCAAGAGAGCTCTGTGTGGAGCAGACTGGTCCTCTGAAGTTCCTCCTATGCCGGAGATGAATCTCCCGCAGCCCTCGCTCCAAACGCCCGCACCGCCACCTATGGCCATGACTCCTAAATGCGCCCTGCAGATGGATGACGATGAGCTGCAGACGCCACAGATGCGTGATTTTGGCATCTCAGAGAACACCATGTTTCTGAACAACGACTTCACTATGGATCTGTTCCGGAAGAAGGACCTAAAGCCTGAGAG ACCTTCACAAGATATCCCTGTTCCATCAGTGAACTCTGTAATGGAGAGTTTGCAGACAAAAG TTGATAATTTGGAGTCCCCAGAGCCGCCTGTGCTCTGTACCCCAGGGTTCAAGATAAAAAAGTCAAAAGATCACTGCCTCCTGCCATCACAAGACGCAAGGAGCCCAGAATCACCCTGTCACCATGGAAACCAGCAAACGACCCCTGAagtacctgcatttcaaacccCATATGTGAACCGTCTGGTCAGCACCAACAAG CCTGGGCCCATCGACTTGCAAAGTGATGGCGATAGCCACCTTTTCAAACTTCAGACGTCTCCTTGTAGCGCAATAAACAGCTCTAAGCCTCCCTGGGAGTACAATGAGCCAGAAATTGCCTTCCGTGGTGTGGAGGACAAGAAGATGCCAGAGATGCCCAACTTGGAGTCTTTTTTGGGAAATTCTCTACAAACT AGATATGGGCGAAGCCTGGAGGTTGGAAAGGACACAACCATCAACAGTCTGGTTCTGGATGAACCCACCCAGGAGTTCAGCTATGGAACTCCTCGCATCAGGACCAACTACCTGGAGCCCAGCACCCCCGAGATGCCAGACCTCAGCTCCGTTACACAGGATATATGTAAA CTTGTGTCCCAGGCTCAGATGAAAAAAGCTGTCACTGCACCTGTGCACTCACCTGTCAgttcagaaaaacacaaacccag TGCTACACCTGCAAAGGCTCTGTCTTTAGTTTCACAGAGCGAGTTTCAGACTCTCCCTACCTACCTGAGGCTGATGACTCTCAGCAGCCTTAACCAAGCCGTCGACAACATCAACAGATACACAGCAGAACACCATG GAGAAACGAAGGAATTCACGATGGAAGATCTGAGAAGGGTCATCAGTGTGGGAACCATGGGCTCTGTCTACATCCTGTGTCTAAAAGAGCTCCAGAGGCTGGAGCATGTGGATGGAGTTCTGGAAGCTGCTGTGTATAAACTGATAACAGTTACCAAAATGTGTCCAGCTGGTCAGCTGAAGATGTAA
- the LOC124871076 gene encoding uncharacterized protein LOC124871076 isoform X2 has protein sequence MVHTCVVAGCKNRRTSGTTLSFYRFPRDPERKQRWIAAVNRAGWAPNDGSRLCSTHFISDMKEPGALEVPDKQEARVEAANALLFLQGQGSSAVDGPSQEEHPEEGEPEAVAEKSGSSSFSTDEDDEHDEASERDRKKGKFAQMSEISVNFDDILKALKKENRALRESVEKMSLSENAFRNDAEKVKFYTGLPNYFVLETVMWLLAPHMDGMKNIKLSKFQQLLLTLMRLRLDLRNQDLAYRFGVKVGTVARTVHRMVNIMSSTLVPTAVFWPSRAELRKNLPAALQTSHPDCAVIVECFTVPLEEPLSMGAEHQQQQTMCPCSGEMGPGYSSLKYLIGVAPQGVVTFVSRGVPGSVSDKGLAEGCGFLCKLLPGDVVLSCRDLDIEDSVAARGASFKIAGACRGEARARSEGLPGPDTASETVIVQRHVERVLSMVKQRFTMLTGPVESPFSTACERTSNLSTFDKIVQVACALNNLCISAAPLE, from the exons ATGGTCCACACATGTGTGGTGGCAGGCTGTAAGAACCGACGGACATCAGGAACCACACTGTCTTTCTACCGTTTCCCGCGGGACCCAGAGAGGAAGCAGCGCTGGATAGCAGCGGTGAACCGAGCGGGCTGGGCACCCAACGACGGCAGCCGGTTGTGTAGTACTCACTTCATCTCAG ACATGAAGGAGCCAGGTGCCTTGGAGGTCCCAGACAAGCAGGAGGCACGCGTGGAAGCTGCCAATGCCCTGTTGTTCCTGCAGGGCCAGGGCAGTTCTGCTGTGGATGGGCCGAGTCAAGAGGAGCATCCCGAGGAAGGGGAGCCAGAGGCCGTTGCAGAAAAAAGTGGATCTTCTTCCTTCAgcactgatgaagatgatgagcaTGATGAAGCCTctgagagagacagaaagaaggGAAAGTTTGCCCAGATGTCAGAAATATCTGTCAACTTCGACGACATCCTGAAAGCATTAAAGAAGGAGAACCGGGCTCTCAGGGAGTCTGTGGAAAAAATGTCTCTCTCTGAGAACGCTTTCAGGAACGATGCAGAAAAAGTAAAGTTCTATACCGGTTTACCCAACTACTTTGTCTTGGAGACGGTCATGTGGCTGCTGGCGCCGCACATGGACGgcatgaaaaacataaagctCTCAAAGTTCCAGCAGCTTCTTCTCACGCTGATGCGCCTCCGCCTGGACCTCCGCAACCAAGACTTGGCCTACCGCTTCGGGGTGAAAGTCGGCACGGTGGCCAGAACGGTACACCGTATGGTCAACATCATGTCCTCCACCCTGGTTCCCACTGCGGTCTTCTGGCCCTCTAGAGCGGAGCTCCGGAAAAACCTGCCTGCAGCTTTGCAAACGTCCCACCCAGACTGCGCCGTCATTGTAGAGTGCTTCACTGTACCTCTCGAGGAGCCGCTCTCCATGGGAGCAGAGCATCAACAACAACAGACTATGTGTCCATGTTCTGGGGAGATGGGGCCGGGTTACAGCTCATTAAAGTATCTGATTGGAGTAGCTCCACAAGGTGTCGTCACTTTTGTCTCGCGGGGCGTGCCGGGAAGCGTCAGTGACAAGGGCCTGGCCGAGGGTTGTGGATTTCTGTGCAAGCTTCTTCCAGGTGACGTCGTACTGTCCTGTCGTGACCTGGACATCGAAGACTCTGTGGCGGCCCGCGGAGCTTCGTTTAAAATTGCGGGCGCCTGCAGGGGTGAAGCTCGCGCGAGATCAGAGGGTCTGCCAGGGCCTGACACTGCATCTGAGACCGTGATTGTGCAGAGGCATGTGGAAAGGGTGCTCTCCATGGTGAAGCAGAGGTTCACTATGCTCACAGGCCCTGTCGAGAGCCCCTTCAGCACCGCCTGCGAGCGCACGTCCAACCTCTCAACCTTTGATAAGATTGTGCAAGTCGCTTGTGCCTTAAACAACCTGTGTATCTCTGCTGCTCCACTTGAGTGA
- the ska3 gene encoding spindle and kinetochore-associated protein 3 isoform X1, giving the protein MDPTREFFSKLRKLAVSVETETERLQRAFENRRNEDGDSETAVRGMRAYHEVNSEVSSFKKQLLEQLAEQKQRENEVSSFIKACRVMKQRVSKDIHTIGMHLEKYGYQAPCDAENPNNATDQEAEEDETSLAVEKDGSQEGEEGINFTSPTKVKQPFTNGMKTPQLSDFGLSELQLKRALCGADWSSEVPPMPEMNLPQPSLQTPAPPPMAMTPKCALQMDDDELQTPQMRDFGISENTMFLNNDFTMDLFRKKDLKPERPSQDIPVPSVNSVMESLQTKVDNLESPEPPVLCTPGFKIKKSKDHCLLPSQDARSPESPCHHGNQQTTPEVPAFQTPYVNRLVSTNKPGPIDLQSDGDSHLFKLQTSPCSAINSSKPPWEYNEPEIAFRGVEDKKMPEMPNLESFLGNSLQTRYGRSLEVGKDTTINSLVLDEPTQEFSYGTPRIRTNYLEPSTPEMPDLSSVTQDICKLVSQAQMKKAVTAPVHSPVSSEKHKPSATPAKALSLVSQSEFQTLPTYLRLMTLSSLNQAVDNINRYTAEHHGETKEFTMEDLRRVISVGTMGSVYILCLKELQRLEHVDGVLEAAVYKLITVTKMCPAGQLKM; this is encoded by the exons ATGGACCCGACCAGAGAGTTTTTCTCCAAGTTAAGGAAGCTGGCGGTGTCTGTAGAGACGGAAACTGAGAGACTGCAGCGAGCTTTTGAAAACCGAAGAAACGAGGATGGTGACAGCG AAACAGCAGTCCGAGGGATGCGAGCATATCATGAGGTGAACAGTGAGGTCAGCAGTTTTAAG AAGCAGCTTCTGGAACAGTTGGCTGAACAAAAACAACGAGAGAACGAGGTTAGCAGCTTCATTAAGGCCTGTAGAGTGATGAAGCAGAGGGTCTCTAAAGACATCCACACAATCGGTATGCACCTAGAAAAATATGGTTACCAAGCTCCATGTGATGCAGAAAACCCAAACA ACGCAACAGATCAAGAAGCAGAAGAGGATGAAACTAGCTTAGCAGTTGAAAAAGATGGAAGCCAGGAGGGGGAGGAGGGGATTAACTTTACATCGCCTACAAAAGTGAAACAGCCCTTTACTAATGGGATGAAAACCCCTCAACTCTCAGATTTTGGTCTATCTGAGTTGCAGCTCAAGAGAGCTCTGTGTGGAGCAGACTGGTCCTCTGAAGTTCCTCCTATGCCGGAGATGAATCTCCCGCAGCCCTCGCTCCAAACGCCCGCACCGCCACCTATGGCCATGACTCCTAAATGCGCCCTGCAGATGGATGACGATGAGCTGCAGACGCCACAGATGCGTGATTTTGGCATCTCAGAGAACACCATGTTTCTGAACAACGACTTCACTATGGATCTGTTCCGGAAGAAGGACCTAAAGCCTGAGAG ACCTTCACAAGATATCCCTGTTCCATCAGTGAACTCTGTAATGGAGAGTTTGCAGACAAAAG TTGATAATTTGGAGTCCCCAGAGCCGCCTGTGCTCTGTACCCCAGGGTTCAAGATAAAAAAGTCAAAAGATCACTGCCTCCTGCCATCACAAGACGCAAGGAGCCCAGAATCACCCTGTCACCATGGAAACCAGCAAACGACCCCTGAagtacctgcatttcaaacccCATATGTGAACCGTCTGGTCAGCACCAACAAG CCTGGGCCCATCGACTTGCAAAGTGATGGCGATAGCCACCTTTTCAAACTTCAGACGTCTCCTTGTAGCGCAATAAACAGCTCTAAGCCTCCCTGGGAGTACAATGAGCCAGAAATTGCCTTCCGTGGTGTGGAGGACAAGAAGATGCCAGAGATGCCCAACTTGGAGTCTTTTTTGGGAAATTCTCTACAAACT AGATATGGGCGAAGCCTGGAGGTTGGAAAGGACACAACCATCAACAGTCTGGTTCTGGATGAACCCACCCAGGAGTTCAGCTATGGAACTCCTCGCATCAGGACCAACTACCTGGAGCCCAGCACCCCCGAGATGCCAGACCTCAGCTCCGTTACACAGGATATATGTAAA CTTGTGTCCCAGGCTCAGATGAAAAAAGCTGTCACTGCACCTGTGCACTCACCTGTCAgttcagaaaaacacaaacccag TGCTACACCTGCAAAGGCTCTGTCTTTAGTTTCACAGAGCGAGTTTCAGACTCTCCCTACCTACCTGAGGCTGATGACTCTCAGCAGCCTTAACCAAGCCGTCGACAACATCAACAGATACACAGCAGAACACCATG GAGAAACGAAGGAATTCACGATGGAAGATCTGAGAAGGGTCATCAGTGTGGGAACCATGGGCTCTGTCTACATCCTGTGTCTAAAAGAGCTCCAGAGGCTGGAGCATGTGGATGGAGTTCTGGAAGCTGCTGTGTATAAACTGATAACAGTTACCAAAATGTGTCCAGCTGGTCAGCTGAAGATGTAA
- the LOC124871076 gene encoding uncharacterized protein LOC124871076 isoform X1, which translates to MVHTCVVAGCKNRRTSGTTLSFYRFPRDPERKQRWIAAVNRAGWAPNDGSRLCSTHFISGKQVKNPRLPDYVPSVFTPVPFFPDMKEPGALEVPDKQEARVEAANALLFLQGQGSSAVDGPSQEEHPEEGEPEAVAEKSGSSSFSTDEDDEHDEASERDRKKGKFAQMSEISVNFDDILKALKKENRALRESVEKMSLSENAFRNDAEKVKFYTGLPNYFVLETVMWLLAPHMDGMKNIKLSKFQQLLLTLMRLRLDLRNQDLAYRFGVKVGTVARTVHRMVNIMSSTLVPTAVFWPSRAELRKNLPAALQTSHPDCAVIVECFTVPLEEPLSMGAEHQQQQTMCPCSGEMGPGYSSLKYLIGVAPQGVVTFVSRGVPGSVSDKGLAEGCGFLCKLLPGDVVLSCRDLDIEDSVAARGASFKIAGACRGEARARSEGLPGPDTASETVIVQRHVERVLSMVKQRFTMLTGPVESPFSTACERTSNLSTFDKIVQVACALNNLCISAAPLE; encoded by the exons ATGGTCCACACATGTGTGGTGGCAGGCTGTAAGAACCGACGGACATCAGGAACCACACTGTCTTTCTACCGTTTCCCGCGGGACCCAGAGAGGAAGCAGCGCTGGATAGCAGCGGTGAACCGAGCGGGCTGGGCACCCAACGACGGCAGCCGGTTGTGTAGTACTCACTTCATCTCAG GTAAACAAGTGAAGAATCCACGTTTGCCCGATTATGTTCCTTCTGTGTTCACACCAGTTCCCTTCTTCCCAGACATGAAGGAGCCAGGTGCCTTGGAGGTCCCAGACAAGCAGGAGGCACGCGTGGAAGCTGCCAATGCCCTGTTGTTCCTGCAGGGCCAGGGCAGTTCTGCTGTGGATGGGCCGAGTCAAGAGGAGCATCCCGAGGAAGGGGAGCCAGAGGCCGTTGCAGAAAAAAGTGGATCTTCTTCCTTCAgcactgatgaagatgatgagcaTGATGAAGCCTctgagagagacagaaagaaggGAAAGTTTGCCCAGATGTCAGAAATATCTGTCAACTTCGACGACATCCTGAAAGCATTAAAGAAGGAGAACCGGGCTCTCAGGGAGTCTGTGGAAAAAATGTCTCTCTCTGAGAACGCTTTCAGGAACGATGCAGAAAAAGTAAAGTTCTATACCGGTTTACCCAACTACTTTGTCTTGGAGACGGTCATGTGGCTGCTGGCGCCGCACATGGACGgcatgaaaaacataaagctCTCAAAGTTCCAGCAGCTTCTTCTCACGCTGATGCGCCTCCGCCTGGACCTCCGCAACCAAGACTTGGCCTACCGCTTCGGGGTGAAAGTCGGCACGGTGGCCAGAACGGTACACCGTATGGTCAACATCATGTCCTCCACCCTGGTTCCCACTGCGGTCTTCTGGCCCTCTAGAGCGGAGCTCCGGAAAAACCTGCCTGCAGCTTTGCAAACGTCCCACCCAGACTGCGCCGTCATTGTAGAGTGCTTCACTGTACCTCTCGAGGAGCCGCTCTCCATGGGAGCAGAGCATCAACAACAACAGACTATGTGTCCATGTTCTGGGGAGATGGGGCCGGGTTACAGCTCATTAAAGTATCTGATTGGAGTAGCTCCACAAGGTGTCGTCACTTTTGTCTCGCGGGGCGTGCCGGGAAGCGTCAGTGACAAGGGCCTGGCCGAGGGTTGTGGATTTCTGTGCAAGCTTCTTCCAGGTGACGTCGTACTGTCCTGTCGTGACCTGGACATCGAAGACTCTGTGGCGGCCCGCGGAGCTTCGTTTAAAATTGCGGGCGCCTGCAGGGGTGAAGCTCGCGCGAGATCAGAGGGTCTGCCAGGGCCTGACACTGCATCTGAGACCGTGATTGTGCAGAGGCATGTGGAAAGGGTGCTCTCCATGGTGAAGCAGAGGTTCACTATGCTCACAGGCCCTGTCGAGAGCCCCTTCAGCACCGCCTGCGAGCGCACGTCCAACCTCTCAACCTTTGATAAGATTGTGCAAGTCGCTTGTGCCTTAAACAACCTGTGTATCTCTGCTGCTCCACTTGAGTGA